The sequence TGCCCAAGACAGTAACATCATGTGGATTGTGCAAGCATATGGGAGGCTAGTGTACCATCGAGAGGGCCTGGTTAGCATGGAAACTACTCCATGACAGAGTCTCAACTGATGATGCGATGCGGGATTCAGGTATTACAGTGGTTTCAAGTTGTTCCTTATGTTGTGTCCCTCCCATTTCCCATTTTTTCTTTAACTGCAGGCTGCAGCTATGCCACTGCTTTATGGAGATGGCTTAGTAGCATATTTGAGGCAAATTTAGTTTGCAATACATTTTAGGAATTTTTGACAACTGTGAGGAATTCTAAATGGCTCGCCACTGCTTAGAAATATTCTTTGGATTGGTGTAATTAGTTGCCTTTACCAAGTCTTGTGGTGTCTCAAGTCTTAACAAATAAGATTCAATCGCTCTTTAACATTACTACAGCAAGCCACTACTAGTATCAAAAATATTCATTGGGGAATTGGATGATCAGGTTAAAGGGTTTATGTGCAATGACTTTCGAGAACTTGCTTTTCTTAAATTTTCGGTTTTCTTACATTTAAAGGGTAATGCTTACCCGGATATCTTAGCTAAGCATGGAGATGGAGCTATTAGTTCACCGCCCCCAACCTCCGATGATACATCCTGCAATGAAGGAAGACATAGATGTTCTCCTCACTGGTCACTTATGTTAGCATTTCTTGGTCGACAACGACACTTGCTTGCATATTGCTTCCATGAGCTATTTGAACATATTGCTAGCATATTGCTTGAGCCGGAATCAAACTATGCTTTTGACTTTGATTCTTTACTTTACTCCCGTAGAACCTGGTTCACCGAGAATATGGTAAGAAGCAAAAAGACTCCTGCAAAGaagaaataagttttttttttctttttttctggtaTTGTTGTGGTCTAGATGTTGTTGAGTCAAACTATAAACTCTTTGTTCTAATTTTGCCAGGCTTAGCTTTAGTCCGCGCTCTTCTTTTTGGTGCAGTTGCTTTGTGCTTCTTCCCCCAAAAATCAAAGATCAATAACAGACTTGCATCTTCCCCCAAAAACAAGTAGGAATTAACACTTAGTTCCAAAGTTGTTGGGTTTTATACTCTCTAATCTCTCTCTCCAAAGCCCGGTATTCTTTATACCCTTTTTTCAAGTACTCGCTTGAGGGTGTCTCGGTGTTCTTACATTCTTGATCATCATCAAGCTCTAGGATTCATCCGATTGTCATCCTTGAGCCTCTTGTCTAACTTTTCTGATCATGATACGCATCATGAGGCTCACTCTAGTGAAAACTGGCTACTCACTCATCTTTATCTTCCAATTCGTGATAGTTGAAAGGGAGAGGCACGGTTGTAAAGGCACGAAACTTGCCAACGTTGTTTAGGTGTTCATTCTCTATCCTGAAAATCAACCAAAACCATAATACCATGAGAACTTGAAAGCGGAAAATAAGTTCAGATGGTTAACTATAAATTGTAGAAGataaaaaatatgtatatacCTGAAGAAATTCCATACACCACGGCGAAAGATCTCTAGGcatgcaacaacaacaaccatggcTTCTTTATGTAAGAAAGAAACTTGAATGTTCAGCACAGTCTGTAGCCATGCAAATCTCAGCAACACGTCCATTACCATTATTCCGAAATAAACACTTTTATGTGGAACAAGAAGCTTGTCTCTCAACCAAGGGTTCTTGGAATTCTTCTGTAGGAGTCCCCAGTCAAAAACAATATCCCAATATATAGCAACGATAGCTGCACTGATTGCGCATATCCAAGCCATTACGTACAGTCCCATTATAGGTCTTTTACTGTAAGCCGTTACCATGCTCACAGACAGAACAATACTTAAGTATTTGAAACCATTAATTCCCTGCATTCCatctttttcttcaaaatatcGTCGAAAACACTACACACAAAGAAAAAAACAGTATTCATATTAAGTTAATTTCCATAGTTAAAGTAGATGCTTTACATGATACTACCTACGGTTcatgaaaagtgatactttcacttttttcatttttttaactaAACGCAGACCAAATTGAAAAGGTGAAAGTGTCACTTTGTGTAAAACGGAGGGAATATATACGTTCATTTAGCGTGAAGTGAATCAAAAGTAGAAACCTGTAAGGCACGTAACCAAAAAGGGAATGCAGCTAAGGCGATGTAGAATGAGTTGTAAACAATGTCTGCTTTGCAACTGGTTTCTCTCCTTTTGTAATCACCCGAAGTATAGTAACAAATATAAAATGCAACACTTCTAAGAGCTTGGCCCTGATATCAACAAAAAAACGTGGTCAGTGTTAGTTAACGTGTTACTTCAAATCATGCTACTTACATAGACAGCCGCACCAAAGTAAACCAGTTGGCCTGCATGAGATTATTAACGAACCTGACTGCTTAGCTGATCTGCCAACATAAAATCCGATAGAGTAACCTACTCagcagaaagaaaaaaattgaagaaaattagATTTAAAAGATCAGACTGCACTTGGTAAAGAATGCATTGCATTTTCTGGATGATTTTTTgcaggagaaatttctttttaCTAACCCTGTACAAAGGTGCACTGATAGCTCGGAATGTAGTCCGCAGAAGGAAGATACGACAAGAGCGATATACAATGTTGAATGGACAAACTAATATGAGAACTATTGCCTGCAAATAAGATTGACAAATTAATAATGTCAGCTAGTTGAAAAATCAGTATCCCAAACAAGTGCTGCGGTTTTGTTATCTAATCACTTACAGAAACTAATGCTAGAGGAAGTAGTTCCGTGATCGCTTTGTACTTTTTCGTTGATATATCCAATTCCATGTCTAGGTTAGCAAGTACACATGCAAGTGCAGCTGTTGCAAGAATTGTACTTAATAAAAAGACTTCTCTGTATCCAAGTTCTGTTCCTTGCTTGTAACCAAATATGAATGGGTAATTGATTCGATACCGCTTCCAAAAGTATATTGCTGCTGCATACAAGAGCATGTGGAAGACTAGAAATCCGAATAAACTGCACCAGGAAAGTTCAAACAGTATGAGTTGCTAATTAGAACATCCGACGAGCAGACTAATTTCAGATAAAAAATTAAGTTAAGTACCTGTAGAGTGGAAACATAGTCTCCATGTACTGCGTAAATCCATCTTTCTTGATGACATTTCTTAGATTTATGACCAAAATTAGGCATATAAGAAGCGATATTGCGCAGCCAGAAAATAAACCTGCAGTAAAGCAGCAGACGAGGTTGAGAATAAAAATATTAAACCAAAGAATTTGCATATAAGAGTTGTTTTTACCTGAGGAAAATGTAGTTACATgtctttcttccttttttttcgaTTTCAAAATGTTCATGCCTTCGCTACGGTTAGATTTCGAGAAGTGTTTGATGAATGAAGCCTCCACTCTGTCCATCAGCCTGGTAACGTCGTCAGAGCTACCGATGTAAGAGTTATCCACCATGTGCAAGTATATTTTTGATGCATGTCTTGATGTTATCTGCAATAATATGATTAAAATGGCCCAAAAATACTGAGAAATTCAGATGCATATCTTGATGTTAGAATTATCGGTATACCTTGTCATATTTCTTCATGGTCTTGGAAAATGCTAAGAGATTTAGATAACTGAAGCTCTTCAGAAGCTGAAGTTTGTGATAGAAATGAACAAATGCACACTGTAattgttcttcagctttctttaaGTTTTTCTTATTGAAACTCAAATTGTTCTTTCGTTTCTTCTTGAGGATGCCTTTTATCGTTGCACGTGCAGTACCAGATGGGCTGTTGATCTTCACAGTACTCAGAATCTCCAAATGAGCGGGTACTATGATCTCTAATGGCTTCTCCTCACCTTCGCCATCCTCTTTAGTATCTGTTTCTTCTTTCAGGTCATCATCGTTGCTCGGTTCAATTTCTCTGACAGAACTTCCGCGGGTACTTGTTTCATTACTCTCTTGTATAACTTCCATGTGCCCTGTTACTGCACATTTGTTATCAGAGTGAGATTAGCTCAACAAAAAATTATAGCCAATTCACCTACCTAAGTTACTAAACCATCTTGTCCAggagcttcaaaaaaaaaaaaaaaaaaaaaatcttgtccAATAACATGGCTTAGTGGTATCTCATCAACTCTAATAAGAAAGAAAGTCAGGGATCCGATCACCACCATTGACgtttatatttaaatttaatTGTATAGAGAGATTCGATGGAGAATGTAAACCAAACCTAAAGTCAACTTATTTTTTACCAACTGGATTTTTTACTTTGGTAAAAAGAAATGGTTTTTTCTGGGGACAAGAGATGTGAGATAGTATATGTACGTTCACCATTTTAACCCCTAATGTCCATTACCTTTATTTAGAagcctattattggggcgtcacattccaatacAGGGGCTTCACTTGTATTTCTAGTGACCAAAAGACTGGCTATGAGGTATTCTTGATTCAATACCTATGAGGTATTCTTGATTCAATACCAAATGTCTAAAATAACCTTcaactaaaatcaaaaacctaaaactaaaatcaaaacctgattctcattgatagaattaatGGTAATCAACAAACCAATTGTATCTAAAATGATTAGATTGATTGAAACAGTAAAAAAAAAGGTTTCAAAACCAGTTACAGTTGGGCTCGACCAAAAAAAACCTAGTCGTAACTAATTTACAGTTAGGTTCGATCACAAACAACCCACCCGTAACTGTTTTACAGTTGggttcaacaaaaaaaaacctaaccgtAACTGATTTACAGtcgggtttcgacaaaaaacacCCAGACGTAACTGATTTACAGTTGGGTTTGGACCAAAAAGCCCAGCCGTAACTGGTTTAAAATTGGGTTTTTTCTAATTTTACCTAGTTATGGTTAGGAGTTTAGCATCACCTAACCGTAAATTTGTCTTACAGTTGGCTACGAAGGAAAACCCCAACCGTAAGTCACTCTGAAAAGCTAAATAATTCATTTTTTTTACTTACTTCCATCaaatttgagaaataaaaagaacatTGGTTGGATGATTTAAAATCTGGGggttttagttaaaaaaaatctCCAAAGCTTCTCAttcttttcaactttttcttcccaccaaaatcacttaatataatttttttatcaCTAATTATATAAAAAACCTTATCAATCTAATTATTAGTTAATTAAATTAAATCATTAGCACTAATCATGTTTAGACACTATAAAATTATTTTCGATAAGAGTTTTTTGAAATTACTTAttagtgacccgtttttgtcccaTTAGATGAAGCCCCTTTATTAAAAAGTGACGTCCCAATAATAGGCTTCTTTACCTTCTGGCCATATGTGTTTTACACCTTGCTTACACCTGTGAGCTCAGATGCATATGATCAGTAATGATTCCCCAAGACAATATCATCACTGTATATCCCGTTGTTCTAAACTGTAATTGACGTGTAAAATACAAGTTTTAATagtttttaatttgatttcattATAAAAAAATATCCATTTGCAATTTTGATTATTATTAGAGACACTGCATTTTAGATCAAGAAAAAGTACAAAACAGTGAGAAACTGAGGCTATACAgacaattttttttgtagtttcaAGAACAACCAAAAATAGAGAAGAATAGAAAATTACAGGAACCAGCcttttttctgtttttattacctttattAAAAAAATCCTCCCAATAAAATTTGTTTAAATAATCATTTTTAAAGCCTATTCCCGTTGAAAATTGAAAATGATACGGTCTAACGGAGATGTGATAACTGGGCAGGAAGGGGGTTCGGCTTTCCCATAAATACCGGCACCCGGCAGCCCGCCCCTTGGAAGAAGGGCGTCTTTAGAGGCTGGTGGTTCCTTAGCTAGTTTCGGATCATAAGAGGCCAAATTGGAGCAGATTCAGAGATTGTGCGCGTGTATTTCAATctcatttgaaaaatgtgaaAAAAATTACGTATATAGAATATATGTACCTGAGGAATTAATTAAAGGACGAAATATAGTAGTGGCGGCGAAGCTACTTACCGGAACCTTCGGTACTCCTGGAGGCGCCCCTAGGCGAAGAGACAGAAAATGCCGAAGCAGATCGGGCGATTTCTTTACAGAGCTGTTCAAACTTTCCTTGATCAGGATGCTCAACTTCAACTCTAAAAGCAACTAAAGCATCCATTTGTTTCGTCAAAACAGCAGCTTCATTCATAACTTCATCGACTTTGTCTCTGTAAAAATTGTTAACTGCGTTGAATTCCTCATCAAGTGTCTTGAAGAACGCCACTTCATATTCTCCTCCATCTTCATTTGACATCAAGAACTTTGTCTCATACTtttcatgattttgattcacatgaggCACTCCTTGTTCTAAGTCATGATGATGATGACCTGGCATTGATTGCACTAATATCGCTGGTTCTTCGTCATGGTGAAATATACCATGATGGTGATtattattttgatgatgatgatgatgatggccgTTATTAGTACTGATTGTAGTACCGTTGATACTTTTAGAGGTGGTGATGCTAGGGGTACTACGAGCAACCACTAAACCACTAAAGCTTCTGTAAAGAGTAGAAATTCCAGCACCAACGGGGttatgatgatggtggtgctgaTGTTGATGAGTAGCGGCGTGAGAATGATGTTGTGGGGGAGTGTTgaatttgaaaagtttaagatcctCAAGTATGAGCCTGAGGGATGTGTAATCCATATAAGCTCCTTGCCATTCGGGCACCATTTGTGACTTCATCTCTTTCTCAAACTTCATCTTTCTAGCTCTATCAAGGTTATGGATGCACACTTGAAGGTTATCGGTGGCTTTGATTAGTACAGTGAGTCGGAGATACTGATATCTTTGTAAGTTCTATAGAGAATTAGAGATGCACATTTGATATATATTTATAATGATAACGGAAGAAATAGCTTCTTTTGGACTGATCATCATTTCccggaagaaaaagagaaattagtggttgatgcTTTCTttattcttgattttattttttattttatttttgtgttttaatttattttatttttttttgcctaAAACTTGAATTTCATTTTGGTGATGTAATGCAAAAATCCTTCAAGATTGCTAATAACTGATACCAATTTACAGGGTTTAGCATAAATTTCCGTATAAGACAAAACATTTCTCATCGTCAGATGATATGCCCCAAAcaaaccaatatttttatatgtaATCATGAAACTCACTCTAACGATAATCATAATGTATGAATGAGTGTTCGGATCAGGATTCACTTTCTGGGTTATATCAATCCCAAAGATGAATCACAATTTGtcgagattattagtcccacattgttggataatttaagatcctgcgatttataatcccttagagcaactgcagtggtgcgatcaaaatcaaagatcaaagatcaaaaaaatgaccaaaatttgggtttagtccgtgttgtgacgcaacgctacatgattaaaatttcgtcaggcggactttaaaagtccgccccattttttgtaaatttcatcaggcggactttaaaagtccgccccattaaaatttcatcaggcgaactttaaaagtccgccccattctttataactttcatcaggcggactttaaaagtccgcctcattctttttttttttatttaattaaaatttcatcgggcgtaatttaaatctccgcccgttaacaagcgtactttaaatttacgcccagcaacaagcgtactttaaatttacgcccgactatattagaatttgggatttggtcgcgaccatatttggtctggaatttgatctttggttgggatttgatctttactccgtcccactgtgttacaatctcatcccaaatttttggttatactcgcccactgtggatgctcttagggcctctccattcattgtcaattgattttgagttaaatgccagtattctaacatggtatcagaacaggctatttgcgacgagtctttgACCGCACCTACACGTGAGATTATTAGTTCCATATTGTTGGGCAATTTAAGATCATGCGGCTTATAATTTCTTAAGATCTCTCCACTCATTGACAATTGGTTTTAAGTTGGATACGCGTATTCTAACATAATTGGATTCTTTCATGAAAATATATATTCTTTTATGAAACTATTTACAGGTGACTTACATGCGATTTAAACTTTAGAACCATTCTTTTTGACGCGGGTCACTTGTTTTTTTTGGTCCTGTTTAATGTCTCTGTTCATTGATTTGTGTGGTTTAGTcccatcaaaaaagaaaaagagaaaaagttcCAAAATCAGATATATAAATGGTTCATTCCGAATTTGACATGAACCAAGTCTAATTCCCCCATTGAATGACGCAACTGAAATCGTTATCTACATTAGTCAAATTCTAAGCATTAGTAAACCAAACAATCAGACATGGCCCTTCTTTAATGAAAGATCACTTAGTAATCAGGTCACTTTTTCTAATTTCTATTTAACTAATAAAGGAAATCAAATACTAATTAATAAGATTTCAACTTTTAATCAAATATACTACTAGTAAAtagaataaaaattcaacttTTTCACTAGATTATTGTTGAATGCAAATTCACAATACTCAGTGGTACAACGTTAAGCAATTTTCTATGTCAATAATTTAAAGGATACTTTGAGATTGTGTCATTAGATTAAGAAATTGTGGGATCTAAATTTCTTAATTTAAGTCTTTAtgaattattcttcttctttttcttttggctGGGAAGGGGAGGATTCTTTAATGAACGTAGAAAGAGGTTATGAAAAATTTTGGACAAAAAATAAAGACTTGTCCGACCATTTCCCTATATATTAAATCTTGCGCCGTACTTGGCAGCCCATATATTAAATCTGTCTATTCTTATCATCAAGAAAGGAAATCACATTGTTAGCATCACTTTGAAAGTTGTCATTGTTGTAACAGCGATTCTTAATGAACCGACagaaaaacaatgaaaaaaaaatccctcACCGTATATATAACAACACAGATAATTTAGCAGCATCAAGAGCTCTTTTAGCCAGTCTTAAACTTTTGGTATCTGAGTATCAAAAATGTTTTTATCCACGTGAGTTCTATGCTTGTAAAAAACCGGTTATCGAAGGTTAGTACCCCTCCATGGCGATTGAAAACTTGGTGGAACTAAATTTATAGCATGTAGAATCTGTCTGTGCAAATCTCTCATGTTTATTGGGTATCAAATTCAGGTGCAAACTATATGGCTTCTTTAGGCATACAAAGAATGTATAACAAGATTTTCGAATCAGATTTCCTCAGAAGATTAGAAGGTTTAGCTAGGTTGGATTGTATGCCATATCTTATTTTAGGTATCACTAGGTGTTGCTTTCGTTTTTCTTTTTGGGGATGTTAAGGGTTCGGTATCACGTCTGCCCTTTTGTTTTATTATCTTTTATTAATAAACAGGTAAGGATTTGCCTAACCCCTTgagtttaaataaaaaaaaaattattaatacaaAGAGAAGGCATGTAATACTACTACATTTAATTCGCAGTATCCCAGGAACTGTGGACAGACGGAATATGGTTTTGTTGAATAATTACATCCAGGAGCATGAATTAATTGATCAACCTTTAATAGGAGGCTCTTTTACGTGGTCGAATAATCATGCTAATCCACTTCTATGTAGGTTAGATCGTTTTATTTTCAGTCATGATTTTGAGGTGGTCTTTCCTAATGTTTTACAAGTTGTGCTAACGAGAACGATTTCGGATCACAATCCTCTTCTGATGATTTCAGAACCGACAATGTCTTCTAAGCCTTATTTTAAGTTTGATAGGGTGTGGGTGGAGCATAAGGATTTTGTGAAGAATGTCCAACGGTGGTGGGGAGTTATGAGTTATAATGGGAGTGCGAGTTCCAGTTATTTCTAAAGCTCCCGAATTTGAAGCATCTTATAAAGCCGTGGAGAATGAAGGAGTTTGGTAATATTTCTAGGGATAAAATTGAACTCACTGGAAGAATATATGAGTTAAATATTTTAGAGGAAACCGGTGCATTGCAACACCATCAGTTGGAGGAAAGAACTAAATGTAGGTTAAAGTTGAAGAACATAGAAGCAATGGAGGCAAGAAAATGGCAGTTGAGAGCAAAGAAGAATGATTTCCGGCGG comes from Papaver somniferum cultivar HN1 chromosome 7, ASM357369v1, whole genome shotgun sequence and encodes:
- the LOC113300364 gene encoding phosphate transporter PHO1 homolog 5-like; amino-acid sequence: MKFEKEMKSQMVPEWQGAYMDYTSLRLILEDLKLFKFNTPPQHHSHAATHQHQHHHHHNPVGAGISTLYRSFSGLVVARSTPSITTSKSINGTTISTNNGHHHHHHQNNNHHHGIFHHDEEPAILVQSMPGHHHHDLEQGVPHVNQNHEKYETKFLMSNEDGGEYEVAFFKTLDEEFNAVNNFYRDKVDEVMNEAAVLTKQMDALVAFRVEVEHPDQGKFEQLCKEIARSASAFSVSSPRGASRSTEGSVTGHMEVIQESNETSTRGSSVREIEPSNDDDLKEETDTKEDGEGEEKPLEIIVPAHLEILSTVKINSPSGTARATIKGILKKKRKNNLSFNKKNLKKAEEQLQCAFVHFYHKLQLLKSFSYLNLLAFSKTMKKYDKITSRHASKIYLHMVDNSYIGSSDDVTRLMDRVEASFIKHFSKSNRSEGMNILKSKKKEERHVTTFSSGLFSGCAISLLICLILVINLRNVIKKDGFTQYMETMFPLYSLFGFLVFHMLLYAAAIYFWKRYRINYPFIFGYKQGTELGYREVFLLSTILATAALACVLANLDMELDISTKKYKAITELLPLALVSAIVLILVCPFNIVYRSCRIFLLRTTFRAISAPLYRVTLSDFMLADQLSSQGQALRSVAFYICYYTSGDYKRRETSCKADIVYNSFYIALAAFPFWLRALQCFRRYFEEKDGMQGINGFKYLSIVLSVSMVTAYSKRPIMGLYVMAWICAISAAIVAIYWDIVFDWGLLQKNSKNPWLRDKLLVPHKSVYFGIMVMDVLLRFAWLQTVLNIQVSFLHKEAMVVVVACLEIFRRGVWNFFRIENEHLNNVGKFRAFTTVPLPFNYHELEDKDE